In Oryza sativa Japonica Group chromosome 8, ASM3414082v1, the sequence ACATGCCCCTAGCAGCCAAAGTTTGCTATAattcaaacaccaccaaaaTCGCATAATCAATGTGCTCCTGTGCCGTGAGCAGCGAGCCAGCAATCAATATAGGGCACTGAGCAGCAATGTGACAACAGCAGCGGCTGTTGGGGCTGCAAAGCTAGGAGCTGCAATGGCAGTAAAGTTGGCCATCAGGTGACAAGGGCTCAGGATGTTTTAGTTTTGCAACTGTAGCCAATTCATCACTTGACATTTAGCAAATGGGGATTACAGTACTTCTTGAGTCTTGAGGAGCAGAAATCATGATGAACATGGATGGCGGTGGTATAAGGGTAACAGGGAATAAACTAGATGGTGTTTCAGCTAGCATAAATGAATGGGCCATATTTTGGCATGTGGAACAAATTGGCCTTTATAGGGATAATTCTCTCTAACAGATATGATgcataaattatattattactAGTATTGTATGAGGTCACTGGTACATTTTGTATGCTATTTTTTCCTTATGTTCGACTTCAGCAATAAAAAGCTTTAAAGTATGTTGCACTGAACCTGAGGTTTGAGATTTAAATTGCCCTTCCTAAACGTGCAACTTATCCCATATTTGAACATTGACATTATATCCAGAATCTAGATGATGGGCCCAACTTGTATGATCTAACAAACAAAGGATAACATAAAAAAACACCAGACAGCTTTCCTATCAACCTAGTGGTGGTGGTGTCACCCCCACCTCGATAAGTTGTGCACACACTTTAAATTCAATAGAACATTAAATACAACGATAAATTTTTAAACACATAACTGGCAAATAAAATAACTTCTGTGAACAAGAGACAAAAGATACATCAACAACTCTACCATAAGTGAGATAACTGCCTAACTGATCACAGTTCCTAATAACAACAAATACCTACTTTTCAAGATAAAAATTACTATGTTTCAGCACTCAAGATAAGTGGATAAATTCAATAAATAAGGGAAAGTTTGTTTTTGCTACTCTTAGAAGTCACAGTTTCAAGATTGCCACTCTTAAAACTTGATTTACGCTTTCGCTACTTCTATTAGCAATGCATTTCAATTTTTGCCACACCGTCAACTTGAGTCACTGAAATTGCACTGCAACGGCGCTGGTTTTTGTGGTTGTCATCAGAACCCAAGCCCTTCTATCCAACCGTGCTGATGAGTGACGACATACTCTGCTGGAACCATCCCCACACCTCAAGATAAAAATGCATTCATGAATAGCATGTCATTGTAATGAACTAATGATCAATGAGCAAGCAGGAACACGTTCAGACAGTTGTCATGAGTAGATTCAAGTCACAAGAGGGACCATAAACACCATCGAATACTTTCTAGCGCTTGAAACAGTGTACTTAGCTGATAGGATGTTGACAGAGTGGCAAAAGATGAAAATGCACTGTTAACAATAATGACTGCCTATAAATTTTACATTTAGATAACAGGTAAGAGAAGGGAACAAACCTAAACTGATCCCACATCTCCATGCAAGTCATGATTGTCTTGATAGAGATAAAGACCGGACCCGGATTTTCTACAAATGCAATCCCAATCATATTGCCACCATGGTCAACCACCGGCCCTCCTGAACCACCCTACATTAAAGAGAGACTCCAAAATTAACGAGAACATAAGAATGCATTAAAATGCCAGCATAATAATGCATCAATACCTCAGGAATATCACAGCTCAGAAACATATTGTGGTTCCTCAATAACACAGGGTAATCTGTCCATGAAATTGTTCCATGGCTAACCATTAAAGACatgttttcacccctacccaATGCAAATATGACCTGACCGTAGTTTGTGCCCGATCCAAAAGAAGGGACCTCCAACTTGTAGTCTCCCATGACTTCCAAAAGAGCAATACCATAGTGCACATTGTAGAACAACAACCTTCCTTCTGTTGTTGTCTTATTTGGCATACTGACGGATAGCTGGAAAGTTGAGATTTGATCAACTATAGTTAACTTGTATACAAAGGACTAATAGGCGAAAAGGAAATCATAAGAACTAAAATAGATAAGAACCTTAGAAACATTAAGTGAGTTAATTAAGATAACTGAAGAATGAgcaaaaaatttagaaaaaaaatcaacatcacAGAGAATAACAAGGAAAAGGCATGCAAGGTTTAATGTCCATATTCTGTAACAGCTGCACATCTCTAAAAGAAAAGACAACCAGGCGCATAATAAGATCTTAAAACAGTGCTAAGCCATGGTGAGACAAACATGCATTGGTGTTACTTACCTTTCACAAGAACCAatactaaaaatatataaatgcgAGCTGAAAGTGCTACCATGCAAAGCTCATTGACTTGACAAGGAAATTGAACTCCTTATGCTACAGTTATCAAGGGATGGCTTGGGTGCATGAAATTCATGGAAATAAACTGTAAACAATTTAGAAAGGGCTCACGACAAGGTAATTAAATTGACTCTTTTAAGAAGTTTCGAGGGTGAACGGGTTTTTCTTCATTGTACCTTTGTGGCATAAAGAGAATTAACATGCTGGTGAAGGAGTTTGTAGAATTGATATGTTAACGGAAGAAGTTAGTGTGTGTCTAAACTCATAGAGATCTGTTATAAGATATTTCCCATTGCTAGAAACTTGCTGTCTAATGGGTTGCTTGACATTACATAATTTTGGTTTGTGGAGCAAAAGCAAAGGGCTAGAATTTCTGGTGTGGGATAATATTAAGTGGAAAGAGGCCTATGGAATGCTCGGTGGCCAAGTGGACAATGCAAcctgttctttttcttttctttttctttgtttttttttttttttttttgccaagcAGTCTCAAGTTTGTATTAAAATACCTCCCGATTTCTATTCAATTTCAAAAATTCAGCAAGTTGAGCTACAATGAGCAATTACTTCCCTAATTAACGGCAACGTAAATTGAAACTTACATGATAAACAAAGAGGAATCAGATAACAGGCAGCAATTGGTATCTCAAAAAGTTAAAACGAATTGCAGACGACATGATCAACTACAGTTATGAGATATGAAGCATTTAACATAGACTACACACagggcatatatatataattcaaagAAGAGAGTTAAGTACCTTGAGTGCTGGGTTATGCAATTCACCATGGAAGTCACAAACAACAGAAGCAGCAGTGAGGATCTTGGCACGTTTGTTAGCCCCATCCCAACCGATTACGACGCCAGTGCACCGGGAAATCAATCCACCCCCATCTGCAAAGTCATCGAATGCCATTTAGCTAGCTAGGAGGAATCGATCATATGAATGAATAATAACGAATTGAGCCTTAGATAATTGTGTTACTACCAGGCATTGTGGATGAAACACTGACAACGGAGCGAGCCACACGCAGCACCATGGCCTTGTCTTGTGATGTGACGACGGCATCTGCAGTGATGGGATCCATGGGCGAATGCCTGAGAGTGGGGATATCTTTACATTGAGCTAACGAAAAGAAGGATGGCGGTCAGTGGCATGGATCAAGCAGGAGGGATAGGAAACAAATTATagaaagaaggaaagaaatATTGAATTGAACCTTTCTTGGAGAGTTTGGCGATCCGGCGGCGCTCCTTGGCCCACTCAAGAACGGAATCCAAATATTTTCTGTCAAGGACGGGATCCAAATATTGTCTGCTGGTAGGACGAGTCCCCGGTGGTAAGGTGGGATAAGGCGGGTAGCGAAGAGGGAGCGGCCGGGAGGCCAAGGTCGTACTACCGGCGGTGGTCATCTTCTTCGGAACCGGACCTGCCGCCGCTGCTGATGACGCCGCTGACTCTTCTgtcctctttctcttcttcGGATCCAGTGCCGTGCCCCCGCCACTAGCTCTAGCGCGCTCAGTAGTATCCCTCGCTCTAGATCGAGTAACACTTCCGGCGGTGGGAGCCGTAGCCGGAGCGGGATTCTTTTTCGATGTGTGGCTTTCTCCACCCTCGCCGGTGGAAGGGGATGGCGCCACCCCCTTCGACGACCTCAGTTTGGGTGGCATCGCCGATTCGCCGCTcgagttgcggcggcggcggcggcggcggcggcggaggcggagctaggtttcttttcttttttttttacacaggAGCTAGGGATCGGTCGGGTTCCTTTAAATATACTCCGTATATAAGATGGGCTGTGCCGGTTCTTGGGCTGCCATCCGCGGCCGAGCCACGACACGGCCTGCCAAGCCAGCAAAGCATCCAACCAgcacaaaattttggcaagtttggTAAGGCACTTTATTTATGCATCAATGACGATAGATGCATTCGCCATAGTTCCAGCATTACGGCATGAACAGCGGATTTCTCCCTTCTCTCATCCATCGTCTTTGTTAAAGTAGCAAAGTTGTGTCGGAATTGACAATTGGCGCGCTGGCAACGTTGCTGGTACCCGCGTCATTTTTTTTTCgtgattttctctttttctttttttttgattttttttaatcttcagCACAcatgttttcaaatctgagttgaaaggttttaaatcttgacttaaaagtttttaaatctcgtgttgaaagttttaaaacctgagttaaaagtttttaaattttgtcttacaaatttaaatttcaagttAAAAGTTTctaaaatttgacttcaaaatttaaatttttaaggtgaaagtttttaaatttaacttgAAATATTTCaatctgttaaaaaaaagatctttcaaaaaaaaggaaaatcttTGCTTAATTACAGTCATTATCTAAAACTAACTCAGTTAGTTAGACTAAGCTACTCCCGGAAAATGCTCGTTGCCAGCGCGTGAGTGAGGTAGCTTTTCCTAAGCTGTGTTACAATCTTAGGGCTTATTCGGAACAAAGAAATGTAAAatcataggaataggaaaaacgtaggaatatgATAGGATTACatatgaaaaacataggattggaAAACCACAGGAAAAATACACAACACGTTGTTCGGAACATAGGAATAGATCAAAACATAGGACTTTCACCATGAGtataaaaaatagtttttttttgcttgatgAGTGTTTAAATAAGCTCATTTGAGGTTACATGCATTGATTTGTCTTGGAATTCTCaaaggaaaatgaaaaagaGGTCCCAGTGAATGTTCAGTTTCCTATGGATTTCCTATGAAATCATAGGTGAAGGAAAAAATCTCCAATTTTTCCATGCCCCAATTCCTTCAAACCGAATAAGTGAATAGTACTTAAATCCTATAGGAATTGGATCCTCCAATTTTCCTCCAAAGTTCCTACAATCCGAAGAAGCCCTTAATCTTAACCACCTAAAAAATTGGTAATTTTTCGTTCGTCTAAATAATTTTTCGTCCTCCCGATGGAGCAATTGCCTCCGTTCCCACGTACGCGCAAATTAATCCAATCCAATCAGACAAAGAACCTAGAGGAAGAGAAAACAAACGGGAAGAATGATAGAAATTgcataaatcatttttttcgaCTGTCACTCTCATGTCATCTCGAGCCCGCATCAAATCAGTTACGGGATTTCACATAATCAATTCGTGTTACAcctttcctaaaaaaaatcccTAATTTGCAAAAACcctaaatttcaaaatctaaTTTGCAAAAATCCTAAATTTGCAAAAACCCAAATACAATAACTGAAGAACggcagacaaaaaaaaaccctaaatcaTGGTCTCACCGGTTTTGATCTTCGGCCGCTGATGGCATGACTTCAGAAATCCGATTTGCCCTGGACTTCCtttggtggtgtttgaatccagtgaagataaaagattaaatgtttcacgtaaaacgaggttgtaataacgtgtgattaattgagttttaattattataaacttaaaaaatggattaatctgatattttagaacaactttcatgtagaaagttttcgtacgaaatataccgtttagtagtttgaaaagcgtgtcacGAGTATCTGAAATTAAATCTAAGTTATGTTGGAGAAAAGAAGGCCTTTCACGTACCTAGCCGTCGGCCTGGACCCTAGTCTAGCCACTTGGGCTATCGATGGATTATCACTACAGTGGCTCCTCTCTAAATAAAATGATTGGCGCTAGAGATCGTGAAATGGCTCCTGTAATCTAACAACAGTAATGGTTCAAATGGAAAGGTTGTGCATTGACCTATTGAtggtgttggaattaatagatgcgGGCCTTAgtccactcgaagattaattctttggaaaatcacaaaagtccATCTcttgggatggcatgcatgaagagtttagtaccaccttacttattctatgAGAGAGACCTCTTTAAAAGAGAGGATGCCCTcttagccacttgaagcatgtgaggtggagagaagagggggaacacgtgCGCGCTCATCTCGCCTTGCCTCACCTAGCGGTGTAGTTTCgtaaaatccggtgcgtgaaaacggtgtggagtccggataagttacgcacAACTTATCTGGTtcggttgttttctttttttgctgcGGGAaggaaaattcggatttgttttgttttggaaacattccgaaaaatccggttcGTGAAAAcagcgtggagtccggataagttacgcgcgacttatccggttcggttacgcgcagtggagatcgtgcgaGCGCCTTGATCAAGCGACattttctctatataaaccgagccgccgcctccacgcaacACActggttcggttacgcggagtggagatcgtgcgggcgccctgatcaagcgaccttttctctatataaaccgagccgccgcctccatgcAACACACAAAAAATCGGTTCGGTTACgcagagtggagatcgtgcgggcgccctgatcaagcgaccttttctctatataaaccgagtcACCGCCTCCACGCAACACacaaaaaatcaatctagggtttgcctcctactctgcgttgcgccgtcgctcgtagactactccatcccgctggtgcgtgaaaacggcatggagtccggataagttacgcgcgacttatccgattcggttacgcggagtggagatcgtgcgacCTTTTCTCAAGCGTGCACCGGCGTTGGGGATCTCTTGGAGTCCCACACTTGCGGCCACCACAACTTTAACCTATCAAAATCCCTTGGAGTGCCACACTTGTGGCCACCACAACAATCTTGGATCAATATCAGAATTCAACCAAGTTGGGGATCAtcactgtcacgcccagaaatatACACCATTTCCAAACGCTCAGTGCATTAATCCTCGTCCCAGGAGGCGAGGTACACATAGACATTGTTGATTATTACAAGCCACACTTGCGGAAACGTAAAGGAAgtactttattacatgggcgactcTAGGCCCTCACACTCAAAGATAGACAAataaaacagcggaag encodes:
- the LOC4344652 gene encoding uncharacterized protein → MPPKLRSSKGVAPSPSTGEGGESHTSKKNPAPATAPTAGSVTRSRARDTTERARASGGGTALDPKKRKRTEESAASSAAAAGPVPKKMTTAGSTTLASRPLPLRYPPYPTLPPGTRPTSRQYLDPVLDRKYLDSVLEWAKERRRIAKLSKKAQCKDIPTLRHSPMDPITADAVVTSQDKAMVLRVARSVVSVSSTMPDGGGLISRCTGVVIGWDGANKRAKILTAASVVCDFHGELHNPALKLSVSMPNKTTTEGRLLFYNVHYGIALLEVMGDYKLEVPSFGSGTNYGQVIFALGRGENMSLMVSHGTISWTDYPVLLRNHNMFLSCDIPEGGSGGPVVDHGGNMIGIAFVENPGPVFISIKTIMTCMEMWDQFSRVARPLLGMQLKSVELLDVSIQEELCRDYNITSGFIVSQVLVDSTAEKLGIRRGDVIDFQDIDCSTLSQLEDHLLSLGWGYLKGMHLTVDLKVEVHNLFDSYRESITFPVQFTDASKQVN